A stretch of the Buchananella sp. 14KM1171 genome encodes the following:
- the tsaB gene encoding tRNA (adenosine(37)-N6)-threonylcarbamoyltransferase complex dimerization subunit type 1 TsaB, which yields MRVLVIDSSAGSLAALVDVDGGRASVLAQAANASARQHAESLSPLVRQVLAEAGTKLADVDLVVVGTGPAPYTGLRAGIVTARLLASAAGVPVTGVCPLDVLAAQAFAGGADGEVLVATDGRRREVYWATYRADGDDVARVHELAVETPAAVRAWLAGEGAGVAGVTGPGVGLYDQALEARGEQAGQLEAGAFARLAAARYAAGTVGSLEPAYLRRPDIHGQ from the coding sequence ATGCGCGTTTTGGTGATCGATTCCTCTGCCGGTTCTCTGGCCGCGCTGGTGGACGTGGATGGCGGGCGCGCCAGCGTGCTCGCCCAGGCCGCTAACGCCAGCGCCCGCCAGCACGCAGAGTCCCTCTCCCCGCTGGTACGCCAGGTGCTTGCTGAGGCCGGTACCAAGTTGGCCGACGTCGACCTCGTGGTCGTCGGTACGGGCCCCGCCCCCTACACGGGTCTGCGCGCCGGGATCGTCACGGCCAGGCTGCTGGCCAGCGCCGCCGGGGTGCCGGTGACCGGCGTGTGCCCGCTGGACGTGCTGGCCGCCCAGGCCTTCGCCGGCGGGGCGGACGGGGAGGTGCTGGTGGCCACCGACGGGCGGCGCCGCGAGGTCTACTGGGCCACCTACCGGGCGGACGGGGACGACGTTGCCCGCGTGCACGAGCTGGCGGTGGAGACCCCTGCTGCCGTGCGGGCCTGGCTGGCCGGTGAGGGCGCGGGCGTGGCCGGGGTGACCGGCCCGGGCGTGGGCCTCTACGACCAGGCCCTGGAGGCGCGCGGGGAGCAGGCCGGGCAGCTGGAGGCAGGTGCCTTCGCGCGCCTGGCCGCCGCCCGCTACGCGGCGGGCACCGTGGGTAGCCTGGAGCCGGCCTACCTGCGCCGCCCGGACATCCACGGCCAGTGA
- the tsaE gene encoding tRNA (adenosine(37)-N6)-threonylcarbamoyltransferase complex ATPase subunit type 1 TsaE has product MNEYGPVELADAQATRAFGARLARLARPGDLLVLSGPLGAGKTTLTQGLGQALGVRGRVSSPTFIIARVHPGPTPLVHVDAYRITSLDDLETLDLDATLYESVTVVEWGSGKVESLADSRLEITLSRPEGGLDLGEDGGRGAASGSESGENGEGGAGAEDAGADAEAEPLASSRFVRLRGFGPRWENVDFSVLEA; this is encoded by the coding sequence GTGAACGAATACGGACCCGTAGAGCTGGCGGACGCCCAGGCCACGCGCGCCTTCGGGGCCCGCCTGGCGCGGCTGGCCCGCCCGGGCGACCTGCTGGTGCTCTCCGGCCCGCTGGGGGCCGGCAAGACCACGCTGACCCAGGGTCTGGGGCAGGCGCTGGGGGTGCGCGGGCGCGTCTCTTCCCCCACCTTCATCATCGCCCGCGTCCACCCCGGCCCCACCCCGCTGGTGCACGTGGACGCCTACCGGATCACCTCCCTGGACGACCTGGAGACCCTGGACCTGGACGCCACCCTGTACGAGTCCGTCACCGTGGTGGAGTGGGGCAGCGGCAAGGTGGAGTCCCTGGCCGACTCGCGCCTGGAGATCACCCTCTCGCGCCCCGAGGGCGGATTGGACCTGGGCGAGGACGGCGGGCGGGGCGCCGCGTCGGGCAGTGAGAGCGGCGAGAACGGTGAAGGCGGCGCGGGCGCCGAGGACGCGGGCGCCGACGCGGAGGCGGAGCCGCTGGCCAGCTCCCGCTTCGTGCGGCTGCGCGGCTTTGGTCCGCGTTGGGAGAACGTCGATTTCTCGGTTTTGGAGGCGTGA
- a CDS encoding alanine racemase, translated as MTVAPAFPGRALISLPALRHNLALLAGLTPGAQPVAVVKADAYGHGGAIVAAAMLRAGVKHLAVAQLSEALELLQRLEETGCPLPADGSMLAWIYAPGTDLSAAVRAGVDLTVSAPWQWRAVAAAARATGLPARVHIQVDTGMTRAGFRPEQLDDALTEARSLAGEGLVGVRGVWTHLARADSPQPGAVAATRAQLESFTACAERVRAHFPAAVRHALATSGAIYYPHYAFERVRLGISLYGLAPNAHWEEEYAGLDDAAAPAGALAEAARRWRQVSAQLRPAMSLRAPLLQVSRVTAGTPVSYGGTWQAPTERWLGTVPLGYADGVPRHASNAVHVWAAGALRQQVGRVCMDQFVIDLGPVLGEEPPAVPGDEVVLFGAAPAPSADDWAAACGTIGYEIVTRVGARVPRVEEEE; from the coding sequence ATGACCGTCGCGCCCGCATTCCCCGGCCGCGCCCTCATCAGCCTGCCCGCCCTGCGCCACAACCTGGCGCTGCTGGCCGGCCTGACCCCGGGCGCGCAGCCCGTCGCCGTGGTAAAGGCCGACGCCTACGGGCACGGCGGCGCGATCGTTGCCGCCGCCATGCTGCGCGCGGGCGTCAAGCACCTGGCCGTGGCGCAGCTCAGCGAGGCGCTCGAACTGCTCCAGCGCCTGGAGGAGACCGGCTGCCCGCTGCCCGCCGACGGCTCCATGCTCGCCTGGATTTACGCCCCCGGCACGGACCTCTCCGCTGCCGTGCGCGCCGGGGTGGACCTGACCGTCTCCGCCCCCTGGCAGTGGCGGGCCGTGGCCGCCGCCGCCCGCGCCACCGGCCTACCGGCCCGCGTGCACATCCAGGTGGACACCGGCATGACCCGCGCCGGCTTCCGCCCCGAGCAGCTAGACGACGCCCTGACCGAGGCGCGGTCGCTGGCGGGAGAGGGCCTGGTGGGCGTGCGCGGCGTGTGGACCCACCTGGCCCGCGCCGACTCCCCGCAACCCGGCGCCGTCGCCGCCACGCGCGCCCAGTTGGAGAGCTTCACCGCCTGCGCCGAGCGCGTGCGCGCCCACTTCCCGGCCGCCGTCCGGCACGCCCTGGCCACCTCCGGCGCGATCTACTACCCGCACTACGCCTTCGAGCGCGTCCGCCTGGGCATCTCCCTGTACGGCCTGGCCCCCAACGCGCACTGGGAGGAGGAGTACGCCGGGCTGGACGACGCTGCCGCCCCGGCCGGTGCGCTGGCTGAGGCCGCGCGGCGGTGGCGCCAGGTGAGCGCCCAGCTGCGGCCCGCGATGAGCCTGCGAGCCCCGCTGCTCCAGGTCAGCCGCGTCACGGCGGGCACGCCCGTCAGCTACGGTGGCACCTGGCAGGCCCCCACCGAGCGGTGGCTGGGTACGGTTCCGCTGGGCTATGCCGACGGGGTGCCGCGCCACGCTAGCAATGCCGTACACGTGTGGGCGGCAGGCGCGCTGCGCCAGCAGGTGGGCCGGGTGTGCATGGACCAGTTCGTGATAGACCTGGGGCCGGTTTTAGGCGAAGAGCCCCCGGCCGTCCCGGGGGATGAGGTGGTGCTGTTTGGCGCCGCCCCCGCCCCGAGCGCCGATGACTGGGCCGCCGCGTGCGGCACCATTGGCTACGAGATCGTGACCCGCGTGGGGGCGCGCGTGCCGCGCGTGGAGGAGGAAGAGTGA
- a CDS encoding bifunctional ADP-dependent NAD(P)H-hydrate dehydratase/NAD(P)H-hydrate epimerase, producing MKAAHLAGDVRAAEAALVAAAPPDHWMRQAAAHVARAVRGEIRARGRGVYGARVLVLAGAGDNGGDGLYAAALLARGGVEVRAVARREAPEQGGDAPQATALDGLCGPKAPGPAGFSRPKAPGPAGFSRPQVSGPDGARKSAATGQDANGQAPAVLGTGWRAHPRALQEALRAGVRLEAEVSAELAEWAASADVLVDALTGTGVGRGPGSALRGPARSWVEKLLHLLPGACGESEWAANARPLPAGEAGPSAQAVEWSSGAPQKALRAGPAVVAVDLPSGICPDSGEVHGPALPATLTVTIGSAKAGLLLPPAAHLCGRVELVLPELFPASAAPADAGPAPAASGPAHAVPAVLRVEDSDVRAHWPVPPARAHKYTRGVLGLLAGSRDYPGAAVLAATAAVEAGVGMLRLLPGTTEQNHPAQPRPAQPRPAQADPEQPHSAQPQAAQAVLAACPEAVPGEGRVQARVLGPGLSAAELPAAGRLIEAARADCLPLVIDATGLGAVEGASSIPLPPLTVLTPHAGELAQLLARLPGAVPDRAEVEARPAHWARRAAQLTGAVVLLKGAVTVVAPPHGSLLTATGAPAWLATAGAGDVLSGLLGALLSARGEHLSQLCASDPAAAQSELACLSALAAHVHARAAAQTNPGGPLRALAVARQLPATLAELLAAHPAPPPGGVPSKAAGGTSAIPGRAGRAAAWRAAPQISSRRGRGRMTP from the coding sequence ATGAAGGCCGCCCACCTGGCCGGGGACGTGCGGGCGGCGGAGGCCGCGCTGGTGGCGGCCGCGCCGCCAGACCACTGGATGCGGCAGGCTGCGGCCCACGTGGCCCGGGCTGTGCGCGGGGAGATCCGGGCACGTGGGCGGGGCGTGTACGGGGCGCGCGTGCTGGTGCTGGCGGGCGCGGGCGACAACGGGGGCGATGGGCTCTACGCGGCGGCCTTGCTGGCCAGGGGCGGGGTGGAGGTGCGCGCGGTGGCGCGCCGGGAGGCCCCGGAACAAGGCGGGGACGCGCCGCAGGCGACTGCGCTGGATGGGCTCTGCGGGCCGAAGGCGCCGGGGCCGGCTGGGTTCAGCCGGCCGAAGGCGCCGGGGCCGGCTGGGTTCAGCCGGCCGCAGGTGTCGGGGCCGGATGGGGCGCGCAAGTCGGCGGCGACCGGGCAGGACGCGAATGGGCAGGCGCCTGCGGTGCTGGGCACCGGTTGGCGGGCCCACCCGCGCGCACTGCAAGAGGCCCTGCGCGCCGGGGTGCGGCTGGAGGCCGAGGTGAGCGCGGAGTTGGCCGAGTGGGCCGCGAGCGCAGATGTGCTGGTGGACGCGCTGACCGGCACGGGCGTGGGGCGAGGGCCGGGCAGCGCCCTGCGCGGCCCGGCCCGCAGTTGGGTGGAGAAGCTGTTGCATTTGCTGCCGGGGGCCTGCGGGGAAAGCGAGTGGGCGGCCAACGCGCGGCCGCTGCCCGCTGGGGAAGCTGGGCCGAGCGCGCAGGCCGTGGAGTGGTCAAGTGGCGCTCCCCAGAAGGCGTTGCGGGCGGGGCCCGCCGTGGTGGCCGTGGACCTTCCCTCCGGGATCTGCCCGGACAGCGGGGAGGTGCACGGGCCCGCGCTGCCAGCGACGCTCACCGTCACGATTGGCTCGGCCAAGGCGGGCCTGCTGCTGCCGCCCGCGGCGCACCTATGTGGACGCGTGGAGCTGGTGTTGCCCGAGCTCTTCCCCGCATCGGCCGCCCCGGCCGATGCGGGCCCCGCCCCCGCCGCTTCCGGTCCCGCCCACGCCGTCCCGGCGGTGCTGCGCGTGGAGGACTCCGACGTGCGCGCCCACTGGCCCGTCCCGCCCGCCCGGGCCCACAAGTACACCCGGGGCGTGCTGGGACTGCTGGCCGGCTCGCGCGATTACCCGGGCGCGGCGGTGCTGGCCGCCACCGCCGCCGTGGAGGCGGGGGTGGGAATGCTGCGCCTGCTGCCCGGCACCACGGAGCAGAACCACCCCGCGCAGCCCCGCCCAGCACAGCCCCGCCCAGCACAGGCCGACCCCGAGCAACCTCACTCCGCGCAGCCCCAGGCCGCGCAGGCCGTGCTGGCCGCCTGCCCCGAGGCCGTGCCCGGCGAGGGGCGCGTCCAGGCGCGCGTGCTGGGCCCGGGCCTGAGCGCCGCCGAGCTGCCCGCCGCCGGCCGCCTCATCGAGGCGGCCCGCGCCGACTGCCTGCCGCTGGTAATCGACGCCACCGGGCTGGGGGCGGTGGAGGGGGCGTCGTCCATCCCACTGCCGCCGCTGACGGTGCTCACCCCGCACGCCGGCGAGCTGGCCCAGCTGCTGGCCCGCCTGCCCGGTGCCGTGCCGGACCGCGCCGAGGTGGAGGCCCGCCCCGCCCACTGGGCGCGCCGGGCCGCGCAGCTGACCGGGGCGGTGGTGCTCCTGAAGGGGGCGGTCACCGTCGTGGCGCCCCCGCACGGCAGCCTGCTCACCGCCACCGGCGCGCCGGCCTGGCTGGCCACAGCCGGGGCCGGAGACGTGCTCTCCGGTCTGCTGGGCGCTCTCCTCAGCGCTCGCGGCGAGCACCTGAGCCAGCTCTGCGCCAGCGACCCGGCCGCCGCCCAATCCGAGCTGGCCTGCCTTTCAGCCCTGGCCGCCCACGTGCACGCCCGCGCCGCCGCGCAGACCAACCCGGGCGGTCCCCTGCGGGCCCTGGCCGTGGCCCGGCAACTGCCCGCCACCCTGGCCGAGTTGCTGGCCGCCCACCCGGCCCCTCCGCCGGGCGGCGTGCCGAGCAAGGCGGCGGGTGGAACGTCGGCCATCCCCGGGCGGGCAGGGCGTGCGGCGGCGTGGCGCGCGGCACCGCAAATCTCGTCCCGGCGCGGGCGTGGAAGAATGACCCCATGA
- a CDS encoding holo-ACP synthase, producing MIVGLGVDIVDVDRFERALARSPRLGQRLLTPAELEGKPASRAARFAAKEALAKVLGAPPGLRWHDCEVVGGGNTPPTFRLTGTVAAACEQRGITDLLLTLSHDGGMAVAVVVAQK from the coding sequence ATGATCGTGGGCCTGGGAGTGGACATCGTGGACGTGGACCGGTTCGAGCGCGCCCTGGCCCGCTCCCCACGCCTGGGCCAGCGCCTGCTCACCCCCGCAGAACTGGAGGGAAAGCCCGCCTCCCGGGCCGCCCGCTTCGCCGCCAAGGAGGCCTTGGCCAAGGTGCTGGGCGCGCCCCCCGGCCTGCGCTGGCATGACTGCGAGGTGGTTGGCGGGGGCAATACGCCGCCGACGTTCCGCCTGACCGGCACCGTAGCTGCGGCCTGCGAGCAACGCGGCATTACGGACCTGCTGCTCACCCTGTCCCACGACGGCGGCATGGCCGTGGCCGTGGTGGTGGCCCAGAAATGA
- the coaA gene encoding type I pantothenate kinase yields MSSSPAVTPFTEFSRDQWSALAEATPLPLTDADLRRLSSLGDPIGLDEVDAIYRPLSALLQLYVAAKRDLNERSRHFLGRGGRPTPFVIAVAGSVAVGKSTTARLLREMMARWPATPRVELVTTDGFLLPNAELERRELMHRKGFPESYDRRALLRFMSDVKSGRPVVSAPVYSHVVYDIVPGQEQTIESPDVLIVEGLNVLQPARATQQGTFHLAVSDFFDFSIYVDARPEHIENWYIERFLALRTTAFSRRDSYFRNYAHLSDEEAVQHAQRIWRTINLPNLVQNVAPTRGRANLILSKGADHSIQRLLLRKP; encoded by the coding sequence GTGAGTTCTAGCCCGGCAGTCACGCCGTTCACCGAGTTCAGCCGCGACCAGTGGAGCGCGCTGGCAGAGGCCACCCCCCTGCCGCTCACGGACGCCGACCTGCGCCGCCTGTCCTCCCTGGGCGACCCGATCGGGCTGGACGAGGTCGACGCCATCTACCGCCCCCTCTCCGCCCTCCTGCAGCTCTACGTGGCCGCGAAGCGGGACCTGAACGAGCGTTCGCGCCACTTCCTGGGCCGTGGCGGGCGCCCCACCCCGTTCGTGATCGCGGTGGCAGGTTCGGTGGCCGTGGGCAAGTCCACCACGGCGCGCCTCCTGCGGGAGATGATGGCGCGCTGGCCCGCCACCCCACGCGTGGAACTCGTGACCACCGACGGTTTCCTGCTGCCCAACGCCGAGCTGGAACGCCGCGAGCTGATGCACCGCAAGGGATTCCCCGAATCCTATGACCGCCGCGCCCTGCTGCGTTTTATGTCCGACGTTAAGTCCGGCCGCCCCGTCGTTTCGGCCCCCGTGTATTCCCACGTGGTCTACGACATCGTGCCCGGCCAGGAGCAGACCATCGAGTCTCCCGACGTGCTGATCGTGGAGGGCCTGAACGTGCTCCAGCCTGCCCGCGCCACCCAGCAGGGCACCTTCCACCTTGCCGTGAGCGACTTCTTCGACTTCTCCATCTATGTCGACGCCCGCCCGGAGCACATCGAGAACTGGTACATCGAGCGCTTCCTGGCCCTGCGCACCACGGCCTTTTCCCGCCGGGACTCCTACTTCCGCAACTACGCGCACCTGAGCGACGAGGAGGCGGTGCAGCACGCCCAGCGGATCTGGCGCACCATCAACCTGCCCAACCTGGTGCAGAACGTGGCGCCCACGCGGGGGCGGGCCAACCTGATCCTGTCCAAGGGGGCGGATCACTCCATCCAGCGGCTCCTGCTGCGCAAACCCTAG
- a CDS encoding DedA family protein, protein MHWLEAMLLDLGATPWAMAALYVLCVVDGVFPAVPSESVVIGFAVLNASHGFPSLWLLFPVAAIGAFTGDVIVYHLGRKIPLERIWFMRGPRGTAALDYARKALAKRGTLYILSARFIPIGRVAVNLVSGATEFPRRRFVATAALAGFVWAGVGILIGSGVGAFLHHNPLLGIFVGICVGVLVGMLVDKLVALVGRAFARRSPEGQQLTPAALAAIDVAEAVAVQPTRLDHLRALRKERKDRRNARPSARRTARRRTR, encoded by the coding sequence ATGCACTGGTTGGAAGCGATGCTGCTGGACCTGGGGGCAACCCCCTGGGCGATGGCCGCGCTGTACGTTCTCTGCGTGGTGGACGGCGTGTTCCCGGCCGTGCCCAGCGAGTCCGTGGTCATCGGCTTCGCGGTGCTCAACGCCTCCCACGGCTTCCCGTCGCTGTGGCTGCTCTTCCCGGTCGCCGCGATCGGCGCCTTCACCGGTGACGTGATCGTCTACCACCTGGGCCGCAAGATCCCGCTGGAGCGGATCTGGTTCATGCGCGGCCCGCGCGGCACCGCCGCCCTGGACTACGCCCGCAAGGCGCTGGCCAAGCGCGGCACGCTCTACATCCTCTCTGCGCGCTTCATCCCGATCGGCCGCGTGGCCGTCAACCTGGTCTCCGGGGCCACCGAGTTCCCGCGCCGCCGCTTCGTTGCCACCGCCGCCCTGGCGGGCTTCGTGTGGGCCGGGGTGGGAATCCTGATCGGCTCGGGCGTGGGTGCGTTCCTGCACCACAACCCGCTGCTGGGCATCTTCGTGGGCATCTGCGTGGGTGTGCTGGTGGGGATGCTCGTGGACAAGCTGGTGGCCCTGGTGGGGCGCGCCTTTGCTCGCCGCTCCCCGGAGGGACAGCAGCTCACCCCCGCGGCGCTCGCGGCCATCGACGTGGCCGAGGCCGTGGCCGTGCAGCCCACCCGCCTGGACCACCTGCGGGCCCTGCGCAAGGAGCGTAAGGATCGGCGCAACGCGCGCCCTAGCGCCAGGCGTACCGCCCGCCGGCGCACCCGCTAG
- the glmM gene encoding phosphoglucosamine mutase: MARLFGTDGVRGLANAKITPELALSLGVAAAGWLRQHPRPDGEKPQAVVGRDTRISGEFLAAAVAAGLASGGVDVTRVGIAPTPAVAYLTASQDYDLGVMISASHNPMQDNGIKFIARSGYKLDDSVEDELESLLSQDWERPTGAGVGDIHRDISRSDHAYVEHLVGAVGAKRLRGLRIAVDCANGAASQIGPWALREAGADVVVMNASPDGENINKACGSTHPEQLQAVTVASGADFGVAYDGDADRCLAVDAQGNLVDGDQIMGLLAVAMKEEGTLAQDTLVVTVMSNLGLKLAMREAGITTVETAVGDRYVLEEMLRGGYTLGGEQSGHVINSRYATTGDGILTSMLLAARLNDTGRSLADLASLVKRLPQTLVNVAGVDKARVDDDAELAAAIAKAEAFLGDSGRVLLRPSGTEPLVRVMVEARTQEEADAVAHRLAAVVKDRLAL; encoded by the coding sequence ATGGCTCGACTCTTTGGCACTGACGGCGTGCGGGGACTCGCAAACGCCAAGATCACCCCGGAGCTGGCGCTCTCCCTGGGCGTGGCGGCGGCGGGCTGGCTGCGCCAGCACCCCCGCCCGGACGGGGAGAAGCCGCAGGCCGTGGTCGGCCGCGACACCCGGATCAGCGGCGAGTTCCTGGCGGCGGCGGTCGCCGCTGGACTGGCCTCCGGTGGTGTGGACGTCACCCGCGTGGGTATCGCCCCCACGCCGGCGGTGGCCTACCTGACCGCCTCCCAGGACTACGACCTGGGCGTCATGATCTCCGCCTCCCACAACCCTATGCAGGACAACGGGATCAAGTTCATCGCCCGCAGCGGTTACAAGCTGGACGACTCCGTGGAGGATGAGCTCGAGTCCCTGCTCTCGCAGGACTGGGAGCGCCCCACGGGCGCCGGAGTGGGGGATATCCACCGGGACATCTCCCGCTCCGACCACGCCTACGTGGAGCACCTGGTGGGGGCGGTGGGCGCCAAGCGCCTGCGCGGCCTGCGCATCGCGGTGGACTGCGCCAACGGCGCCGCCTCCCAGATCGGTCCGTGGGCGCTGCGCGAGGCCGGCGCGGACGTGGTGGTCATGAACGCCTCCCCGGACGGGGAGAACATCAACAAGGCGTGCGGCTCCACTCACCCGGAGCAGCTGCAGGCCGTCACCGTGGCCTCCGGCGCTGACTTCGGTGTGGCCTACGACGGCGACGCGGACCGCTGCCTGGCGGTGGACGCTCAGGGCAACCTGGTGGACGGTGACCAGATCATGGGCCTGCTGGCCGTGGCCATGAAGGAGGAGGGCACCCTGGCCCAGGACACCCTGGTGGTCACCGTCATGTCCAACCTGGGCCTGAAGCTGGCGATGCGCGAGGCCGGGATCACCACCGTGGAGACCGCAGTGGGTGACCGCTACGTGCTGGAGGAGATGCTGCGCGGTGGCTACACCCTGGGCGGCGAGCAGTCGGGTCACGTCATCAACTCTCGTTACGCCACCACCGGCGACGGCATCCTCACCTCGATGCTGTTGGCCGCCCGCCTGAATGACACGGGCCGCTCCCTGGCGGACCTGGCCAGCCTGGTGAAGCGCCTGCCGCAGACGCTGGTGAACGTTGCCGGCGTGGACAAGGCTCGGGTGGACGACGATGCCGAGCTGGCCGCTGCGATCGCGAAGGCCGAAGCCTTCCTGGGGGACTCCGGGCGGGTGCTGCTGCGCCCGTCGGGCACCGAGCCGCTGGTGCGCGTGATGGTGGAGGCCCGCACTCAGGAGGAGGCCGACGCGGTGGCTCACCGCCTGGCCGCCGTGGTCAAGGACCGCCTGGCCCTGTAG
- a CDS encoding IS3 family transposase, whose amino-acid sequence MSIEERFQRRLMVLDLYEQGLRVSQCAARAGVSYETARRICREADRDGFDLARQERVPRFWPVELKTEIGMRWLAGENAGKLTREYGLPAGSYPIIFGRWLEDRKMVDPETSAKAAYERINRAQKAGYRFEHWGKWLQEMRHHIETAKAQAPNEEKRQALDALHVELLEKSCALRDEVDTWQELLILLVTTLKAIHPVSRLCAIVGLARSTYYWARKRSNQPNPDLEVVKAAFDYAQGRYGCRRITALIAQGFGNYPPQVFNHKKVARLMRMAGLKGACPRRKHYRSFAGTQAKIPNRLQRRFHADKPGKCLVTDITQISWAGSWYYFSPLLDLYNNEIVAWQLGKSATTQLVTNMIKQYAQKADLTGTVIHTDQGGQYFSYDYRELIESLGACQSMSRKGNCLDNSPAEAFFARLKTELNLNSNPHDDYESLEELISQYITWWNEERIVSKLHTSPVNYRQQHYKLTV is encoded by the coding sequence GTGTCGATAGAGGAGCGTTTTCAGCGTCGGTTGATGGTGCTGGATTTGTATGAGCAGGGCTTGCGGGTTAGTCAGTGTGCTGCGCGTGCGGGCGTGTCGTATGAGACAGCACGCCGGATTTGTCGGGAAGCTGATCGTGATGGTTTTGACCTAGCCCGTCAAGAACGCGTGCCGCGTTTCTGGCCGGTAGAATTAAAGACCGAGATCGGGATGAGATGGCTTGCTGGTGAAAACGCGGGCAAACTCACTCGCGAGTACGGACTACCGGCCGGTTCTTACCCGATCATTTTCGGACGCTGGCTAGAGGACAGAAAAATGGTCGACCCTGAAACAAGCGCTAAAGCCGCATACGAGCGCATTAACCGCGCCCAGAAAGCAGGATACCGATTCGAGCATTGGGGTAAATGGCTGCAAGAAATGCGCCACCACATCGAAACAGCCAAGGCTCAAGCCCCCAACGAAGAAAAACGCCAGGCTTTGGACGCGCTACACGTGGAGCTGCTGGAAAAATCTTGTGCTTTGAGGGATGAGGTTGATACGTGGCAAGAGCTCTTGATCCTCTTGGTCACTACCCTCAAAGCCATACACCCGGTATCAAGACTGTGCGCGATCGTGGGGCTTGCTCGCTCGACCTACTACTGGGCCCGGAAACGCTCGAACCAGCCCAACCCGGACCTAGAGGTAGTCAAGGCAGCCTTTGACTACGCCCAAGGCCGCTATGGGTGTCGGCGCATCACCGCGTTGATCGCTCAGGGCTTTGGCAACTACCCACCCCAGGTGTTCAACCACAAGAAGGTCGCCAGACTGATGAGGATGGCCGGACTGAAGGGGGCCTGCCCGCGTCGTAAGCACTACCGTTCGTTTGCTGGCACTCAAGCCAAAATCCCTAATCGTCTCCAACGTCGGTTCCATGCCGACAAGCCCGGTAAATGCCTGGTTACTGATATCACCCAGATTTCCTGGGCGGGCTCCTGGTACTACTTCTCGCCCTTGCTGGACCTGTACAACAACGAGATCGTGGCCTGGCAGCTAGGCAAAAGCGCCACCACACAACTAGTTACCAACATGATCAAACAGTATGCCCAAAAAGCAGACTTGACCGGGACAGTGATCCACACCGACCAAGGCGGGCAATACTTCTCATACGACTACCGCGAGCTGATTGAATCCCTAGGCGCTTGCCAGTCAATGTCTCGTAAAGGCAACTGCTTGGACAATTCCCCCGCCGAAGCATTCTTCGCCCGCCTGAAAACCGAACTAAACCTCAACTCAAACCCCCACGACGACTATGAAAGCCTGGAGGAACTAATCAGCCAATACATCACATGGTGGAACGAAGAACGAATCGTAAGCAAACTACACACAAGTCCGGTAAACTACCGGCAACAACACTACAAACTCACTGTCTAA
- the rpsI gene encoding 30S ribosomal protein S9 produces MADTTTEFDEFDAPASYTTETEVPAAGLGKSITAPGSALGRRKEAVARVRLVPGTGEWKLNGRTLEDYFPNKLHQQLVRSPFTILDLEGRFDVIARINGGGISGQAGALRLGIARALNEIDVEANRPTLKKAGFLTRDARAIERKKAGLKKARKAPQYSKR; encoded by the coding sequence GTGGCAGACACGACCACTGAGTTCGACGAGTTCGACGCTCCGGCGAGCTACACCACCGAGACCGAGGTTCCGGCCGCTGGCCTGGGCAAGTCCATCACCGCCCCCGGCTCCGCCCTGGGTCGCCGCAAGGAGGCTGTTGCCCGCGTTCGCCTGGTGCCCGGCACCGGCGAGTGGAAGCTCAACGGCCGCACCCTGGAGGACTACTTCCCGAACAAGCTGCACCAGCAGCTGGTGCGCTCCCCGTTCACCATCCTGGACCTCGAGGGCCGCTTCGACGTGATCGCCCGCATCAACGGTGGTGGCATCTCCGGCCAGGCCGGCGCCCTGCGCCTGGGCATCGCCCGCGCCCTGAACGAGATCGACGTTGAGGCTAACCGCCCGACCCTGAAGAAGGCCGGTTTCCTCACCCGCGACGCTCGCGCGATCGAGCGCAAGAAGGCCGGTCTCAAGAAGGCCCGCAAGGCCCCGCAGTACTCCAAGCGTTGA
- the rplM gene encoding 50S ribosomal protein L13: MRTFTPKPGDIDRKWYVIDATDVVLGRLAAQVANLLRGKHKPTFAPHVDTGDYVVIVNADKVVLTRGKADKKFAYRHSNYPGGLTAVSYRDLLATRPERAIEKAVRGMIPHNRLGREQLKKLKIYVGGEHPHAAQQPEVFTIDQVAQ; encoded by the coding sequence GTGCGCACCTTTACTCCGAAGCCCGGCGACATCGACCGCAAGTGGTACGTCATCGACGCCACCGATGTTGTGCTCGGCCGACTCGCGGCCCAGGTCGCGAACCTGCTCCGTGGGAAGCACAAGCCGACCTTTGCCCCGCACGTTGACACCGGCGACTACGTCGTCATCGTCAACGCGGACAAGGTTGTTCTCACCCGTGGCAAGGCGGACAAGAAGTTCGCCTACCGTCACAGCAACTACCCCGGTGGTCTGACCGCCGTTTCCTACCGCGACCTGCTCGCCACGCGCCCCGAGCGCGCGATCGAGAAGGCCGTGCGCGGCATGATTCCGCACAACCGCCTTGGCCGTGAGCAGCTCAAGAAGCTGAAGATCTACGTGGGTGGCGAGCACCCCCACGCCGCTCAGCAGCCCGAGGTTTTCACCATCGACCAGGTCGCCCAGTAA